DNA sequence from the Pedobacter sp. W3I1 genome:
TCTAAAAGTAAAACGTTTTACGTTATTTCTCATCAAAAAGGAGAAAGAATTACATCAAAGACTCGTCATTTCGACTGAAACGCAGTAAAATGGAGAAATCTGTTTCGATAGATTTAGCTTCGCTGAGCCTTCGGGTTCTCGACTGCGTTGCAATCGCTCGAAATGACGATCTATTAGGAAAGTATTCTACCCAACTTCCAAAACAATTACCTGATCGGGTTCTGCAGCATTTAAAGTCGTGGCAATGGTTAATTTTGCTTTTTTAAAGGTATAATTTACCGGGCTTTTATCTTTCAGTAAATAGGCCTTTTTAATTTTCTTAAACGGAACGTTTTCCAAATCAAGGGATGTTGTTTTTCCATCTAAAATGTGGATATAAATTTTCTTATCGTTTTGTGTAATGCTTCCCCAGGCCTGTGGTTTTATAAATCCTGCTTTAGTACCATAAATACTTTCACCGTAAATTTTAAGCCAATCACCCAGGCCTGCTAAGCGGTCTTGAAACTCCGGCTGGATTTTACCGCTGGGCATCGGCCCGATGTTCAGTAAAAGATTGGAGCCCAAACTTGCCGCTTTAACCAACATATGAACCAGTTCTTTATTCGACTTGTAATAGGTATCGCTCAAATTATATCCCCACGAATTTGAAATGGTTTCGCAGGTTTCGAGTGGTAATTTATCTGATGCCTTTTGAAAGCTTAAACCTGATTTATTCTCGCCAGGAAGATCGCGCTCGAACATCTGAAAATCTTCTCCTGCAAAGGGGGTAAGGTGGTGGTTATTACCGATCATGCACTGCGGTTGAAGTTTGTGGATTAAGCCATAAATTTCATTGTATTTCCAGTCAATGCGCGAGGTTCTGTCTTTTGACCCTTCTGGTTCAGTTTGATCCCAATGCCCGTCAAACCAGATTCCACCTATTTCGCCATAATTGGTTAATAGCTCAGTTAATTGGTTTTTCATAAACTGCAAATAACTGGCATAATCACCTTTACCAGTCCTGCCTGAGTTCTGCCCGGTACGGCCAGTTTCGTGCGGATAATCTTCCCTGCGCCAATCTAACAGCGAATAATACAGGTATAATTTTATACCCTGCTTGTGGCACTCATCAGCCATCATTTTTACAATATCTTTTTTATAGGGCGTATTCATGATGTTGAAATCAGAATACTTCGTATCCCACATACTAAAACCATCATGGTGCCGGGTGATTAATGTAATGTACTTCATTCCGGCATTCTTCGCCATACTCACCCATTGTTCAGCATTAAACTCAACGGGGTTAAAAAAATCCTTAAGGTTGGTGTAATTGTGAACGTTTAACTTTCGTTCGTTCATTACCCACTCACCACTTCCCGGTATGCTAAAAGGTCCCCAATGGATAAATAAGCCAAACCGGGCATCATTAAACCATTCGCGTTGCTTTAAATTTGATGCCGCAGGCACATAGTCCTGTGCTTTTAGCTGTAGGCCAAGCAATAGGACTAAGCCTATTATCATTAATTTTTTCATGAGGTAATGAAGTCTATTTTGGTTAGGTTTTAGTCTATTGATGCAGTGGCTTTACTTGGTTTTCCAATTACTTTATAATTTCCATCTCCTTTTAAAATGGCCAGCATTTGCGATTGGTTGGTAAAAATATTTTTCGCTGCAGCCAGTTCTTTATCGTATTGAAAGCTCTGCTCAATTCTTCCTTTTTCGTAAAAATAACGGCTTACGATCTGCGTTTCTAAAACTCTTTTTATTTCTGCTTTATGACTAACCAGATCGGTTTTTTTAGAAGAAGTAAGTTTATATTTAAGATTCTCCAGATCGGTTTTTACTTCAGCTGATTTATTTTCCTTTTCAGCCTCTAACCTTAAATCAGAAAGCAATCTTTCAGTACGGCTTTGGTAAGCTAAATCTTTATCGGCAAGACTACCAGAAAACACAGCATAATCTGCATCCGATAACTGAAAAGTTTTGGCAGACGCCAGATTTGGTTTTTCTTTCCTGTATTGATTTGCGTAATTGAAGAAGAGGTTTTTATTGAGCATTGAAATCGTAATCGGGCTGAGCTTTTTAGCATCAACCACAATATCGGGATAAACACCATTACCACTGTACACGTTTCTTCCTGCTTTAGTTTGGTACATCACCATTGTAGAATCGGCAAAACGCTCAGCAACACCATCAGCATTTTTATGTGCATAATCTAATTTTTGGATACACCTGCCCGATGGGGTATAATATTTAGCAACAGTTACTTTTACCAGGCTATTATAAGGCAGGTTGAAGGTTTGCTGAACCAGGCCCTTACCATAACTACGTTGACCGATGACAATGGCACGATCTAAATCCTGTAAAGAACCTGCCACAATTTCTGAGGCTGAGGCCGAATTTCCGTTTACGAGCACTACCAGCGGAACCGAAGTAGAAACAGGCGTTAAAAGTGTTTTATAGGCAATGGTTTTCTCTACATTTTTGCCCTTTTGGGTTACAACAAGCTGATCTTTATTTACAAAGAGGTTCACAATTTTAACCGCTTCCTGTAAAATACCACCACCATTATTTCTCAAATCCAGAACCACTCCTTTAGGATTTTCCTTTTGAATAGCCAACAGGGCGTCTTTAACTTCCTGACCTGAATTTTCTAAAAACTTATCCAGTTTAATATAACCGATTCCATCACCAACCATTCCGGAGTAAGAAACGTTAGGCTGTTTTATTTCATCACGGACAATTTTTTTAGTAATTTCCTTTCCATCTCTAATCACCAACAAATCAACCGGTGTTCCTTTAGGGCCGCGCAACAACTGGCTAATTTCCTGGCGTTCTTTACCCTTTACAGCAATTCCGTTTATACTCACTACCTGATCTCCGGCTTTAACTTCACTTTTATTTGCCGGATAACCTTCACTAACATCATTAATAAACAGTTTGCCATCGATAAAAACAGTGCTGGCACCAATACCTCCGTATTGCGTGCTTACATATTTCAACTTGTAATCTTCAATTTCAGATTCAGGAACGTACTCCGTATAAGGATCTAAACTATCCAGCATGGCATCAATGCCAGTTTTCATCAATTGAGGAGCATTGGTATCATCTACATAGTTGATATTGATTTCTTTATAGAGCGACGCAAAAATATCCAGGTTTTTAGAAACCAGAAACAAATCTTCTTTAAATGAAAATGATAAAACAGCTATCCCGAAACCAGCTGCTAAAAGACCATACTTTAGTTTTTTCATTCCCTTTTATTTTAATTCCAAATAGTGCAAGTAGATAGATTACCCCCTGTTTGAAAGATTATTTAGTAATTGTGTACAAACGTAAATGTACAAAAAGCGATAAATATTAAAAACAGCTTATTTGGGCGATGCGTAAATTAAGCGTTACGCTAAAAAGAAACAGAAATGGCCTTTTAAAGAGATAAATTAAAGTCTGTTTCCTTTAGTATCAGCAAGTGCTTTTTGAATCGTAAATTCGATATAGGTACGGTCGCGTTTTACCAAACGCATTAAATCTTCAACCAGTTGATCTTCTTTGCCTGGCGTAAATTCTAAAGGCTCGTTCGCTAGGTCGCGGTATTTCCTTAAAAACTTAGTTTTTACTTTAAATGCAGTTTCAGAAGTAAGTTGAAAGTTAGCCATGGCATATTTTATTTGATGCAAAAGTAAAAAATATTTGCTCAGGTTAATACTTTTTATGTGATGTGACAAAAAAAGTAGACATTCGCGGATTATTTTTGCACGATAATTGTGTTAAAACCGCGTTATAAAATCTAACCCGGTATAACAACGGCTTGATGCAAATTTTAAAAGAAACCATAGCACAATAATGCAAGTGAAATTTGCCTAGGCCCTGTTTATGGTTTTATAACCCCTAAAAACAATTTTAAACAACATGAAAAAAATCATCTTCTCTATTGTTTTCCTAACCTTGGGTTGGGCAACATCAAAGGCACAAACATTTAACCTCGGGGTTAAAGCAGGTGTAAATTTAGCCAAGTTGAATGCAGATTTCGCGAATGAAGAAAACC
Encoded proteins:
- a CDS encoding alpha-L-fucosidase, giving the protein MKKLMIIGLVLLLGLQLKAQDYVPAASNLKQREWFNDARFGLFIHWGPFSIPGSGEWVMNERKLNVHNYTNLKDFFNPVEFNAEQWVSMAKNAGMKYITLITRHHDGFSMWDTKYSDFNIMNTPYKKDIVKMMADECHKQGIKLYLYYSLLDWRREDYPHETGRTGQNSGRTGKGDYASYLQFMKNQLTELLTNYGEIGGIWFDGHWDQTEPEGSKDRTSRIDWKYNEIYGLIHKLQPQCMIGNNHHLTPFAGEDFQMFERDLPGENKSGLSFQKASDKLPLETCETISNSWGYNLSDTYYKSNKELVHMLVKAASLGSNLLLNIGPMPSGKIQPEFQDRLAGLGDWLKIYGESIYGTKAGFIKPQAWGSITQNDKKIYIHILDGKTTSLDLENVPFKKIKKAYLLKDKSPVNYTFKKAKLTIATTLNAAEPDQVIVLEVG
- a CDS encoding S41 family peptidase — translated: MKKLKYGLLAAGFGIAVLSFSFKEDLFLVSKNLDIFASLYKEININYVDDTNAPQLMKTGIDAMLDSLDPYTEYVPESEIEDYKLKYVSTQYGGIGASTVFIDGKLFINDVSEGYPANKSEVKAGDQVVSINGIAVKGKERQEISQLLRGPKGTPVDLLVIRDGKEITKKIVRDEIKQPNVSYSGMVGDGIGYIKLDKFLENSGQEVKDALLAIQKENPKGVVLDLRNNGGGILQEAVKIVNLFVNKDQLVVTQKGKNVEKTIAYKTLLTPVSTSVPLVVLVNGNSASASEIVAGSLQDLDRAIVIGQRSYGKGLVQQTFNLPYNSLVKVTVAKYYTPSGRCIQKLDYAHKNADGVAERFADSTMVMYQTKAGRNVYSGNGVYPDIVVDAKKLSPITISMLNKNLFFNYANQYRKEKPNLASAKTFQLSDADYAVFSGSLADKDLAYQSRTERLLSDLRLEAEKENKSAEVKTDLENLKYKLTSSKKTDLVSHKAEIKRVLETQIVSRYFYEKGRIEQSFQYDKELAAAKNIFTNQSQMLAILKGDGNYKVIGKPSKATASID